From Acidimicrobiales bacterium, the proteins below share one genomic window:
- a CDS encoding ABC transporter ATP-binding protein produces MLRVEGVGVTFGGVQALGGISLEAEVGKVTGLIGPNGAGKTTLFNVVTGFQRPTRGSVSVDGRDITRLRPYARARLGLGRTFQRLELFGSLSARENILVGIEARLGRAERDGGRHRAADEILERVGLRGVADRQADTLPTGMARLVELGRALGTRPKLLLLDEPSSGLDHAESETLGRLLAALAAEGMAVLLVEHDVDLVMRVCSRVHVLDFGQMIAVGTPAEVQADPRVQLAYLGVEAGPGGRPAGTASTDLPAPDSGAGVGG; encoded by the coding sequence GTGTTGCGGGTTGAGGGGGTCGGCGTCACCTTCGGCGGGGTGCAGGCCCTGGGCGGTATCTCGCTCGAGGCCGAGGTCGGCAAGGTGACCGGTCTCATCGGCCCCAACGGCGCCGGCAAGACCACGCTGTTCAACGTCGTCACCGGCTTCCAACGGCCCACCCGCGGATCGGTCAGCGTCGATGGCCGCGACATCACCCGCCTCCGACCCTACGCCCGGGCCCGGCTCGGTCTGGGCCGGACGTTCCAGCGACTCGAGCTGTTCGGCTCGCTGAGCGCCCGGGAGAACATCCTCGTGGGCATCGAGGCGCGCCTCGGTCGGGCCGAGCGCGACGGCGGGCGGCACCGAGCCGCAGACGAGATCCTCGAGCGCGTCGGCCTCCGGGGCGTGGCCGACCGCCAGGCGGACACCCTGCCCACCGGCATGGCCCGGCTCGTCGAGCTGGGGCGGGCTCTCGGCACCCGGCCGAAGCTGCTGTTGCTGGACGAGCCGAGCTCGGGGCTAGACCACGCCGAGAGCGAGACCCTCGGTCGGCTGCTCGCCGCCTTGGCGGCCGAGGGGATGGCCGTGCTCCTCGTCGAGCACGACGTTGACCTCGTCATGCGGGTGTGCAGCCGGGTCCACGTCCTCGACTTCGGGCAGATGATCGCCGTGGGGACCCCGGCCGAGGTGCAGGCCGACCCGAGGGTCCAGCTGGCCTACCTCGGCGTCGAGGCCGGCCCGGGAGGCCGGCCTGCGGGCACGGCAAGCACGGACCTCCCAGCCCCGGACAGCGGGGCGGGAGTGGGCGGGTGA